Proteins encoded within one genomic window of Polyangia bacterium:
- a CDS encoding 3-oxoacyl-[acyl-carrier-protein] synthase III C-terminal domain-containing protein has translation MTTADPRIVATATAVPSHCATQAEVKTRLRALLPLDERRLQAALALFDHAAIDRRYSVYPLADFGRRRTLGEISEQYRTHALTLGRDVAARALAAAGVGADEIDLFVTVSCTGIMIPSLDAFLIDELGFRRDVRRLPITELGCAGGAASLARAHDFLRGFPSARALVVSVELPSLSFQNADFTPANLVSTALFGDGAAAAVLAGGAAPTTTPGGERGLRVLETLAHIFPRSTGVLGFDLRDDGFHSVLSKDVPVLIKTEIAALVRTLAGRRGLTREQLSFFLLHPGGRRILGVVEEELALLREDTQISWEVLRDFGNQSSASVFFVLDRWLAARAAPPEGHGLLAAFGPGLSVDLLLLSGAET, from the coding sequence GTGACCACAGCCGACCCGCGCATCGTCGCCACGGCGACGGCGGTGCCGTCTCATTGTGCGACGCAAGCAGAGGTCAAAACCCGCCTGCGCGCATTGCTACCGCTCGATGAAAGGCGGCTGCAGGCGGCGCTGGCTTTGTTCGATCACGCCGCTATCGACCGGCGGTACAGTGTCTACCCGCTGGCCGACTTTGGGCGGCGGCGAACTCTGGGCGAAATCAGCGAGCAATACCGCACTCACGCGCTGACCTTGGGCCGCGACGTGGCGGCGCGCGCCTTGGCGGCGGCCGGCGTTGGTGCAGACGAGATCGACCTGTTCGTCACCGTCTCGTGTACCGGAATCATGATCCCGTCGCTGGACGCCTTCTTGATCGATGAACTCGGCTTTCGGCGCGACGTTAGGCGGCTGCCCATCACGGAATTGGGCTGCGCGGGCGGGGCGGCGTCGCTGGCCCGGGCGCACGATTTTTTGCGCGGCTTTCCCTCGGCTCGCGCGCTGGTGGTTTCGGTCGAGTTGCCTAGCCTCAGCTTTCAAAACGCCGACTTCACGCCGGCCAACCTGGTGTCGACGGCCCTGTTCGGCGACGGCGCGGCGGCGGCGGTGCTGGCGGGTGGCGCGGCGCCGACGACCACCCCGGGCGGCGAGCGCGGGCTGCGCGTGCTGGAAACGCTGGCGCACATTTTTCCCCGCAGCACGGGTGTGCTCGGTTTTGACCTGCGCGACGATGGTTTTCACTCCGTGCTGTCAAAGGACGTGCCCGTGCTGATCAAGACGGAAATCGCGGCCCTGGTGCGGACGCTGGCGGGGCGCCGCGGGCTGACGCGCGAACAGCTCTCGTTCTTCCTTCTGCATCCGGGGGGCCGCCGGATCTTGGGCGTGGTGGAGGAAGAACTGGCCCTTCTGCGGGAAGACACCCAGATCTCCTGGGAGGTGCTGCGCGACTTTGGCAATCAGTCCAGCGCTTCGGTGTTCTTCGTGCTGGATCGCTGGCTGGCCGCGCGCGCCGCGCCGCCCGAAGGGCACGGTCTTTTGGCCGCGTTCGGCCCGGGACTCAGCGTCGATCTCCTGTTGCTGTCGGGAGCGGAGACGTGA